The genomic segment TACGTTATACTGTCCTACACCAAAACCGATTTTGGGATTTGCCAAAGTGGAAGTAACCCCATTTCCAAAATCCCACTTATAACTATTGGCATATGATGAACCATTGGTAAAAACAACCACTAGGGTATCACAACCCAGTGAATCGCTAACAGTATAGGAAGGAACAGCCCTGCGGTATACGGTTATCAGATTATTCTTAGTTAAAGAGTCTACACATCCGTATAAATTAAAACAATATTGTTTTACCGTGTAAGTGCCTGGTATATAACTATGCGATGGATTTCTCAAATTAGAAAAAGTACCATCTCCAAAATCCCATAAAACACTATCGGTAATAGTAGATGAATCTGTAAACTGTGCAGTGAAAGGTTCGCAGCCTTGTGTTTTGTCGACCCCAAATTTAGGTTGTGGAATATCATAAACTTCTACGAGGGTATCATAGGTAAGCGAGTCTGCACAATTATTTACATTGTTTGCCCAAAGTTTAACATTATAATACCCTGGGGTATAAGTGTGCGTTGGATTTATTGCTGTCGATGTTTTAGTATCTCCAAAATCCCACGAATAGCTGCTTGCATTTGTTGAAGTATTGGTAAACGTGGCAAACAGACTATTACATTCTGCTGTGTCATTAACTGAGAAAGAAACTTTTGCTCTTTTGTGGCTCACAATATGGTTTGTTTTAATAATGGAATCGGCACAGCCCGAGCCGTTAGTTACCCATAGTTTAACAGTATAAGTGCCAGGATTAAAATGAATTATTGGGAACTGGCTAGTAGAATCAGTTCCGTGTAAATAACTGAAAGTAGAAGGGGTGATAGTCCAACGCCAAACTGTTGTATACTTTGAAGTATCTGTAAGCTGTACTTCCATAGGCTCACATTGTTGGGTTGTATCTGATCTAAAATATGCTTTAGATCTCTTATATACCACCACGCTATCTGGGTTTTTGTTATTTGCCAACGGATACTGAGCATAACATCCAGCACCGTCGGTTGCTGACAATGATGGATAATACACACTATACAACGAATTTCCCGGCGAATAGTAGGTATGGCTCTTAGGAACACTACCATTTGTTTGTGTAGTACCATCGCCAAAGTCAAATGTAGGCTGCTTAATTTTATAGCTTTTGTCGACAATAGAAATATTAAGAGGCTCACACCCGATACTGTTAATCAAATCAAATTTAGGAACCGGCCCATTAAATCTGAGATAACAAGGAATAAACAAAGTATCTGAGCAACCATTGGCGTCCGTGGTAATCAAAGTAACATCCTTACACGAGTCATTTGTTTGGTAATAGTTAACCGCACTGTCGGAAGTAGTGGTTAAGGTATTTCCATCTCCAAAATCCCATTTATATAATACTGCGTTGATAGAACTACCTGCGTAAAAACGAGCTAACTGAGGAGCACAATAAAAGAAGGTATCAGAGGCGTAATATTTAGGGACACTTCTTTGTATACAAATGGTATGAGATATTGTATCACTGCAGGTTCCTTTGTATACTGTTTGTCTTATCTGATAACAACCTGAATCCAAAAACTTTACTTTAGGGCTTGTGGGTGTTCCGTATACAGTTGAATCAAAAATTACTTTTGATGCCATAGAGGCGGGTAACACAGTCCATTTAACCGAAGAAGGGCTATTCTGCGAACCATCAGTTATAGATATGTCTTCTTTCATACATCCTCCTTGTGGAATATTGAACCCTGCAACTACACCAATTGTTACATAACCGACTTTAACAATATTGGGTGCTGTGCAACTATCTGCATTTTTTATGGTCAGGGTAACATCGTATGAGCCATTGTCTCCAAAAGTAATATTGGTGCTGGCAGAATTCGGATTTGCTATAGTTACATTGGTACTGGGGTTTACTGACCAAGAATACTTTAGTGCTCTTGAATTTTTGATTGGATGATTCGTTGAATCTACATTAAGTGTGTCGAATTTAATAGCGGTGTTTTTACACCCTGAAGTAGTAACTGCTTTAAAATCACCTCCGATTGAGCTTACTTTTATATACTTCATCCGTGCAATACTGTCTTTGCAGAATCCAGGTTTATTGACCACATAGGCTACGTCATATATGCCCCAATCATTAAAAACTATAGAGGGTGCCCCAGTTAGCCATACTGTACTATTCGTGTTTTTATAATACCACGTTTCGCTTAGAACTAAGACAGGTGATGAGAATCCCTTGGGTGACACATACGAAGTAAATGAAACCTGATTGCCGGCACAGATAAAATTTGTGTCTGCGTGAATAGAATCAATCTTTGGGGAAGCCACTGTAATTGTGTCCCAGATAGTGTCTCTACAGCCAAAATCAGTATAAACCATTAATTGAACCAAATATTTTCCTGTATCGGTAAACTTGTACCGCATCGTGTCTTTAGGGGAATTAAAAGAAGTTAATTTATACCGAAGAATTTGGGACGTATCTAGTTTATTGAACAAAGTAAATTCCTTCCTTATTGTATCAATAGAAAAAGCCGCTGTTGTATTTTTTATTAAAACAGAGTCATAGGGGCACAGGGTCTTGGGGCTTATGGACATAGTAGCCACTGGGTCTTTTATACTCAAAAAATTATTTAGCGTAACCACATCAGAACAACCATTTGTGTTCGTAACAGTTAACCTTACTGTATAAACGCCACCCTTCAAAGGTGTCGTTCGTAGGGTATCGCCCGTAACAAGGGAATCTGTCTTGTTGGGATTCCCAATAGTGCCTGTAGAATCAGACACTTCCCATTTATAGGTATTTGTTCCCAATTTAGGAACAGTGGAAGTATCGGCCTTTAGTCTAAATGTATAAGGCGGTGAACAATATTTTACTACACCATCAATTGTGCTTGCAGAAGCTTTCGGATACAGCACTCTTACAGGCCAACTATAATACTTTTTACAACCGTTCAAGGTGAAACGAAGTTGCTGGGTACTAATACCGAAATTTGCAAAAACCCCAACAAACGTATCTGATTTTGCACTGGGCTGATATACCGAATAATTGTTTGAAGAATACCAATATGCAACACCGCCTGGGTATGAACTAAAGTTCTTTATAATAAATGTATCTTTCTCTCCTTTGCAAAAAGAAGTATCATTAACACTAACTTGAAGAGCTGCGGAATCGCCCGTTCTTAAATAATTTTTCTTGTATTCAGTAAAAGTACACCCTACTGAATTCGTTACTTGCAAAGACACATCATACTGCCCTACTGATGAATAAGTAATGGTTGCAGGTGTTAAGTTTGTGTCCGTCGAAGGGTTACCACTCGGGAAATTCCAAAGATAACTGGTTAACGTTGTTCCATTACTGCTCACAGAAGGTGTGAATTTCGCTTTGTGAATTAAGCATCCAGCCGTGTCGGGAGTGGAAAAATCGACACTAACCTTGTTATATACACAAACAGCTGAATCATAGGTCTTACTAATAGTACAACCATCCGTATTTTTAAGACTCACTATCACTTTTTTACAGCCTGTGGTCGTAATTTTATGTTTAATATTGCTTTTGTTTTGATATACTGTACCATCAATAATAATGATGCTGCTTACAATATTTGGTGTGTTGTCAATAAACGTTAAGGTATCAGGACCATTGCATAATATCGATGGCGAAAAGGTAACGTTGGGCGTAGTCGCTACGCCTAATTTGTACATGCTATCTCTCACTATAGTACAAAGTAAATTACCATTCCCGTCAAGCACTTCCACTTTTATATTTATGTATCCGTTGTAGCCAACATATTGTTTGCTAGCGGTATCAGCATACTGATTTATTGAAGTTGCCCCAAAATAGTATTTAAACTGCGAGCCTGATGCATAACCTGAAATTTTAAGTCTTACCGTATAATAATCGCAGGAGCTGTCCTTATCCATGTATATGGTAGAATCGGCAGAATTGTTGTAGTTACGAATGGTTTTTACAGCCTTCAAAACCAAGCTAGAACACTGAGCATTTGCTTCGTTGTTTAAACTTGAAATCAGCAAGAACATGCTTGCTATTATTGAGGTTAAAACAATACGTTTGTAAAGTTTTATCATATATCTATTTGTGTATAAAATTAACATGCGAATTTAGAGGTTTGAAGGTGAAAATTAAAAATTATTTTACTACGCTTATTATCAAGTTGTTTTCATTGTTTTCTTGTGCTTTAAATCTTTCTGAAATTCTCAAAAAATCTACGCTAACTAACTCTCCATCCGAATTTTGTATTACAAAGACCTGCTCCTTATCAAAAAGGGTCATCTTAAGGTCGGTAAGCATGTCGCTTACTTTTTTAGCCCCGCCAACCCCTTTTAGCATTATTTTATCCGATGCTTCCCAGTGCCTTAAGGTAAGAGGGTAAGAGAGATTGCTTTTGCCTATGGTAAGGGTTTCACCACCTAGCGATGCTCCGCTGGAAGCGTGTTGAATTTGCAATTCTATATCGCCCACTTTTTGTCGGAACGAACCTATTTGTTCCTCTGTAATATTATATCTAGGTAATTTTCTTTCCATTTTTTTTCTAAGAATTAAACAGTCGCGGTCTTTTAAAATTTGGTGGCTTTGGGTCTCCCATATTTTGCCAGGTTGTTTATGTAATGACAAAAAAATGTTCTTTGTGGTTGCGTAATTGAAACCATATTTTTTTAAAATTTCCCATAAGAGTGCCTCACTTATGTTGTTTTTCAATAGCTTATCTATATTTATATAGGCAAATTCTCCCTTTTTATGAATACATTTTTTTTCCATTTTTTTTAAATTGGCTTCAAAAAACGCTATGTACTGGAGGGTTGCCCGACTATTGTCATAAACTGTTTCTACAATATTGGGATTCAACTTTTTCAATAACGGTATAACTTCGTTTCTTAAAAAGTTGCGGCTATAGTTATTGCTGTTGTTACTTAGGTCTTCTCTCCACCCTATTGAAAGGAGATCAGTCATTCTGTCAATGTCCTTACGAGTATAACACATTAATGGGCGAACGATCTTGTTTTTCTTGTTTCCAATACCAGCATATCCTCTAAGTTTAGAACCCTTTATCAAGTTATGTAAAATAGTTTCCAAGTTATCATCTTTGTGGTGGGCTGTTAAGATATATTGAAAACCATGTTCAATGCTAAGCTGCTCAAACCAATCATACCTTAACTTACGTGCCGCTTCTTGGGTTGAAAATTTATGCTTAACTGTGTATTCCTTTGTGTCAAATTTAATAGCGAAAAACGGGATATTAAATCGTTGGCAATACCCCTTTACAAAATCCTCGTCAGCTATGCTATCATTGCCCCGGAGCTGGAAATTGCAATGTGCCACTGATATATTATATCCAGCTTCTTTCAGTAAATGGAGCATGAGCATTGAGTCTCTCCCGCCACTTACTGCCGCGATTAGCTTATCGTTTTTAGAAAAAAGTGCATTTGATTCGATATGTTTTTCAAATTTTGTGTACATGGCGGCCTTGCTATTATCCTACAAAATAAAGCAGATAGCCTTACAAATCCAATTTGACATGGTATTTGCACTTAATTTTGCACCTACATTTTTTGATATTGAAAATCCCGAACCTCCGAATACCTTTCTTTATTATTGCATTGTGTTCTCATTGTGCCATCAGCTCTGCACAGCAAGTTACGCGTATTGAAATATTGAGCAGCAATGAAATGAGTTTTGATCAGAGCAAGTTTGGAAATGTGAAAAGGCTAATAGGAAATGTTGCTTTGAAAAACGAAAATACCATTATGACCTGCGATAGTGCCTATATGTTCGATGAAGACCAAAATTTTGAAGCCTTCTCCAACGTAAAAATTAATCAAGGAGACAGTGTAAATGTAACAGCCAAGCATTTGCTATATGGAAGCAAAGACAAAATAGCCCACCTGGACGGCAATGTATGGCTAACACAAGGCAAAATGACCTTAAATACTGAAAGGCTCGATTATTCACTTAAAGATAAAAAAGCTTACTACAATACACCTGGTAAACTCACTAACAAAGAAAGTGTGCTTACCAGCCTCAGCGGCGAGTATTGGACACAAAGCAAGGAGGCACATTTTAGGCAGCGGGTAAAACTCAAAAATCCTGAATATGAATTACTCACAGATACGCTTATATATAATACTGGCAGTGAAGAGTCTCGATTTTACGGAGTGAGCACCATTGTAACCAAAACCGACAGTATTTATGCTCTAAAAGGCTGGTACAATACCAAAACGGGAATAGGGAAATTTGCAAATCAGGTCTCCATAAAAACTGGCGGGCAAACTTTAAATACTGATAGTTTATATTACGACCAAAACCTAGGTAAAGGTTATGCCCACGGCCATTTAAACTTTTTTGATAGTACAGAAAAAATGCATCTAAAAGGAGACGAGGGTTATTATAATAAAGTGCCACAAATGATGCAAATGAACAACAATGCTTTTGCAAGTAAAATAATGGGACAAGACACTGTTTTTATAGGGGCAGATACTTTATATTACCAAGGAGACTCCATAAAACACGACCGGAGAATGAATGCTTGGGGCCAGGTCAAATTATTTAAAAACGATGTACAGGCTATTTGCGATACGCTGTGCTATATGATAGATGATAGCAATGTATCGATGTTTAAAAATCCTGTATTGTGGAGTTCCGAAAATCAATTAACAGCAGACAGTATATATATATTTTTAAGCCATGACCAGATTGATCACATTGTGCTGCAAAAGCATGGCTTCATTGTTTCACACGAAAAAGGCCCGCACTATAATCAAATTAAAGGGGATAGCCTGGTCGGTATTTTTGATTCGGGCGAAATAAAACGCGTAAAAGTATTCGGCAACGGGCAAAGCATTTACCATGTGCGTGAAGACACTAACAAATATACAGGATTAAACGAAATAGCTTGCCCCGTTATGGAGGTTTTTCTCTCGCAAGAAAAAGTTAAAGGCATCAAATTCATGGGCAAAAGCACAGCGACTCTTCACCCAATAGGAAAAACCAAAAGTGAAAAATTCAGATTAAAAGGCTTTACATGGAAGCAAAATCTGCGTCCCCCTAAGCCTCTGTATGATTTTTAATATCATAATTAACAATTTGTTAAAAAAATATTTTTTTAACAAGCAACTATTTTGCTAAAATTGCGTACTAGTAATTACACGCCCTATATTTTTAACCAATAGCACCTTTTTTTTATTTAAAGTAAATTAAAATGGCACATTCAAAAATTATTTCGCATTTTTTGATTATTGCTATTGTTTTTTGCATTGCAGCTCAGTTAACAGGCTCTCAGTTAAGGCTTACATTGGTTGTGTTGGCAGTATCTCCTTTGTTTGTTTTTGCTCTAACGTTGGCCAAGCGATATATGACAGACGAGCATTTGATTGAAGACGATACGATTTAGGGAGCCAAATCGTAACAAAAACCGTTAGTTAGCTAACGGTTTTTGTTTGCATTCGGCAGTAGTTTAATTTACGTGCTCTTTTCATCAGAATAGTTCATCAGGCAAAATGATAAAGCATAAGAATACGAGCTACATATAACTTTTTGTTTGGCTAATCGGTAATCTTAAGGCAATTTTGCCGGAATGAACAACACACAAAACAGCAAACCACAAACAGGTTTTTTTCATATCTATTGGTCTAAACTTAGCCGCAATCAGCGGTTTTGGCTTGTCACCTTATCAAGTCTTAATGTCATCTTCTTTCTTATTATGCTAATAGCAGCAGGGGCAGGTTTTGTGCCTATCACCTTATTGCTATTGATTGGTCAAGGTCTTTTATTCGCGTATTATCATTATTTCAATGCGTCCAAACCTAAAAACAAAGTACGAGAATGGGTTGATGCTATTGCTTTTGCAGTAGTTGCGGCTACTATTATTCGCAGTGCTTTTATGGAAGCATATACCATACCAACGCCCAGTATGGAACGATCACTTCTTATTGGTGATTTTTTGTTTGTAAGCAAGTTTCACTATGGCCCGCGTATGCCCATGACACCGCTTTCATTTCCTTTTGCTCACCACACTTTACCTTTTACTGAAAAATCCAAAAGCTATATCGAATCTCTTCAATTACCATATTACCGGTTGCCCGGTTTTAGCAGTGTGCAACGTGGTGACGATGTAGTATTCAACTGGCCTGCTGATAAAGTAAACAATAGACCTGTAGATAAAAAGGAGAATTATATAAAACGCTGTATAGCCATAGCAGGCGACACCTTGCAGTTGATCAACAGTGAAGTGTACATCAATGGCAAACTACAACCAAAACCTGAAAAGTACCTGGCACTTTATACTCTAACGGCAAGCTCGCCACTCGATCCCGCAACAATACGCGATTTAGGTTTCCGCTATAATCCCGAAAAATACAATACTAAATATCAACCAGGTTCTGGAGAGTTTTACGACAATGTTGTGCCCGAAGACTTGAGTAAGAATATATACCGAGTACATGCCACAAACGAGCAAGCCGAACAACTTAAAAAAATGCCTAACGTAACCAAGCTCGACCGATATATATATAGTAAAGACATGCCTATTGGCGACCCTATGCATAGCGATTTTGGTTTTCGTGCTCCCGACGCTTTCCAGTGGTCTCTCGATTTTTATGGCCCCTTGGTTATACCCAAAAAAGGGATGACTGTTCCCTTGGACAGTGCTCATTATTTTGTATATGAAAAAGCAATTCACGATTATGAGGGAATGCAAGATTTACAATGGACCAATGGAAAAGCTTACAATGGAAGTACGCCAATAAATAGCTATACCTTTACAATGGATTATTATTGGATGATGGGAGATAATAGATATAATTCGGAAGATAGCCGTTTTTGGGGATTTGTACCCGAAGACCATATAGTAGGTAAAGCTGTTTTTATTTGGCTAAGTTGGGACAGTTATGCCAAAGGATTAAACAAGGTACGCTGGGACAGGCTGTTCCATTTGCCTAATTAATATAGTCTGTTTCGATATAAGCATGATGAAGTCAGCGATATTAACGCAATTAAATGAAGTTCTTCAAGTAACGGAAAGTCCAAAACCAATTTTGGCAAAAGGCGAGGTGCTGGTAGCAATAAAATCTGCTGCACTTAATCACCGAGATGTGTTTATACAACAAGGATTATATTCGGGAATTAAAATTCCAGTGATTCTTGGTTCTGACGGGTCAGGAATAGTTTCTGAAATTGCCGAGGGGGTTGATTCCAATTGGCTGAATAAAGAGGTGATTATGAATCCTGGACTCAATTGGGGCAATAACCCAAAGCACCAAGCCAAAGATTATATAATAATGGGCACGCCCACCAATGGAACTTTTGCCGAATATATATCTATTTCAGCAGAACTCCTGCACCCCAAGCCTTCACATTTAGACTGGAACGAAGCTGCCGCATTGCCCCTTGCTGGTTTAACAGCTTTTCGTGCATTAATGGTGCAAGGGAATTTGCAACTAACTAACAAAGTATTGATAACAGGCATTGGCGGCGGTGTTGCCCAAATGGCACTGCAATTTGCAATAGCCAATGGAAACGAGGTATGGGTTACCAGCAGCAGTGATGATAAGCTACAAAAAGCCTTTGAGCTTGGTGCTAAAGGTGGAATAGATTATAAAAAAGACAAGTGGAATAAAGAGTTGGTCCAACAGGCTGGCGAGTTCGATGTAATCGTCGAATCAGCATGTGGATCTGGCTTTGGGGCGGTGGTAGATTGCTGCACACCAGGAGGAAAGGTTTTAATATATGGTGGTACTGCTGGAAATATTGGAAATATTATACCTGCTAAAATATTTTGGAGGCAAATAGCTATTATAGGTTCTACCATGGGTTCCAATGAGGACTTTGCGGAGATGCTGGCCTTTGTGAACAAGCATAAAATTACACCCACGGTGAGTCATGTTTTTCCTTTGGAACAGGCACAAGATGCTTTAGATTTTCTGAATACAGGAAACCAATTTGGCAAGGTGGTGTTAAGTATATCATAATACTTTTCACAAAGTATAAAACTCTATCTTTTCAGTATTGTGAACTCTTATTACACCAATGCTCACTAGGTTCACCAACATTCTTTGTGCTCGCCAACGGGCTATATTGAGCATTTGGCAAAGTTCCTTGATGGTAATGCGGTCATGACTAGTCAAAAAATCGAGCAAGGCTTTTTCTTTTGACGAATAGTTTATTTTTACGCCATCATTGCTGTTTTGTTTTCGCAATACTTCCACCATCACTTTGCTGGCCAATAGACTTTCGTCCTTCACACGAATATAAACCCACCACTTTCCATCTTCATCTTTGGCTGCATAGGGTCTATGTTCTCCTTTTGGTATGGCCACCTCCAAAATAGTTTTGCCTTCAAACTCCCATTCTTCTATAGTAATGTCGATTGCCGGTTTGCAAAAGAAACCTGCAGCC from the Bacteroidota bacterium genome contains:
- a CDS encoding PKD domain-containing protein is translated as MIKLYKRIVLTSIIASMFLLISSLNNEANAQCSSLVLKAVKTIRNYNNSADSTIYMDKDSSCDYYTVRLKISGYASGSQFKYYFGATSINQYADTASKQYVGYNGYINIKVEVLDGNGNLLCTIVRDSMYKLGVATTPNVTFSPSILCNGPDTLTFIDNTPNIVSSIIIIDGTVYQNKSNIKHKITTTGCKKVIVSLKNTDGCTISKTYDSAVCVYNKVSVDFSTPDTAGCLIHKAKFTPSVSSNGTTLTSYLWNFPSGNPSTDTNLTPATITYSSVGQYDVSLQVTNSVGCTFTEYKKNYLRTGDSAALQVSVNDTSFCKGEKDTFIIKNFSSYPGGVAYWYSSNNYSVYQPSAKSDTFVGVFANFGISTQQLRFTLNGCKKYYSWPVRVLYPKASASTIDGVVKYCSPPYTFRLKADTSTVPKLGTNTYKWEVSDSTGTIGNPNKTDSLVTGDTLRTTPLKGGVYTVRLTVTNTNGCSDVVTLNNFLSIKDPVATMSISPKTLCPYDSVLIKNTTAAFSIDTIRKEFTLFNKLDTSQILRYKLTSFNSPKDTMRYKFTDTGKYLVQLMVYTDFGCRDTIWDTITVASPKIDSIHADTNFICAGNQVSFTSYVSPKGFSSPVLVLSETWYYKNTNSTVWLTGAPSIVFNDWGIYDVAYVVNKPGFCKDSIARMKYIKVSSIGGDFKAVTTSGCKNTAIKFDTLNVDSTNHPIKNSRALKYSWSVNPSTNVTIANPNSASTNITFGDNGSYDVTLTIKNADSCTAPNIVKVGYVTIGVVAGFNIPQGGCMKEDISITDGSQNSPSSVKWTVLPASMASKVIFDSTVYGTPTSPKVKFLDSGCYQIRQTVYKGTCSDTISHTICIQRSVPKYYASDTFFYCAPQLARFYAGSSINAVLYKWDFGDGNTLTTTSDSAVNYYQTNDSCKDVTLITTDANGCSDTLFIPCYLRFNGPVPKFDLINSIGCEPLNISIVDKSYKIKQPTFDFGDGTTQTNGSVPKSHTYYSPGNSLYSVYYPSLSATDGAGCYAQYPLANNKNPDSVVVYKRSKAYFRSDTTQQCEPMEVQLTDTSKYTTVWRWTITPSTFSYLHGTDSTSQFPIIHFNPGTYTVKLWVTNGSGCADSIIKTNHIVSHKRAKVSFSVNDTAECNSLFATFTNTSTNASSYSWDFGDTKTSTAINPTHTYTPGYYNVKLWANNVNNCADSLTYDTLVEVYDIPQPKFGVDKTQGCEPFTAQFTDSSTITDSVLWDFGDGTFSNLRNPSHSYIPGTYTVKQYCFNLYGCVDSLTKNNLITVYRRAVPSYTVSDSLGCDTLVVVFTNGSSYANSYKWDFGNGVTSTLANPKIGFGVGQYNVKLWANNLNNCPDSITITTRVIVNDKPKPKMYTPIPTGCEPFTASLFGDSTLYANNYQWDIDLDGTIDFTVQNPVVSLPPGKHSVKLIATSSLGCVDSTTVINLFTVYIKPVADFVSNKPSTCFGDNVSFTDVSTSDVALTNWLWDFGDATTDTNQFPAAHIYATAGFKTVAFYITNSNGCKDTITKNNFIFVDDSIPPVVTQLTYVTVDTTSGFEQIIAFWDINTDSSFDDNKLYRLDPNPLNVYSSSNTTDTTFNDGGANLVNSQTYSYFITTTDTCKYTSLPSVVHTTMLLKASTYAPMTNLVSWTPYIGWGVNGIAKYEVYRNTGLFGTFGTLNLFKTMQATDTSIVDSLLCDSDYQYVVLAYSRNGLYQSLSNKSMNHPPYSSPDTAVGITRSTVVNDRYTHTSWNGSAHSAIKNYILDRSIDGGNTWINRYGIVANNQTSFTDVNVDVKDTSYTYRVSVEDYCGSYSPTSTDIGKTILLKARVENEYVHLAWTPYEFWANGIKEYKVQLDFNGVWQTLATLNTFDTPYIDKEVHEEITTNYCYRIMALENDVFGDTSISNIGCAVVPSRIWIPNAFTPNDRGPLKNEVFKPILISVFNKNLDDEIKKFEFIVYDRWGQKVFYTTDHTVGWDGTSRNKLMPDGVYMWVLRGRGMDGYEYSKNGVVHLIR
- the tilS gene encoding tRNA lysidine(34) synthetase TilS — protein: MYTKFEKHIESNALFSKNDKLIAAVSGGRDSMLMLHLLKEAGYNISVAHCNFQLRGNDSIADEDFVKGYCQRFNIPFFAIKFDTKEYTVKHKFSTQEAARKLRYDWFEQLSIEHGFQYILTAHHKDDNLETILHNLIKGSKLRGYAGIGNKKNKIVRPLMCYTRKDIDRMTDLLSIGWREDLSNNSNNYSRNFLRNEVIPLLKKLNPNIVETVYDNSRATLQYIAFFEANLKKMEKKCIHKKGEFAYINIDKLLKNNISEALLWEILKKYGFNYATTKNIFLSLHKQPGKIWETQSHQILKDRDCLILRKKMERKLPRYNITEEQIGSFRQKVGDIELQIQHASSGASLGGETLTIGKSNLSYPLTLRHWEASDKIMLKGVGGAKKVSDMLTDLKMTLFDKEQVFVIQNSDGELVSVDFLRISERFKAQENNENNLIISVVK
- a CDS encoding OstA-like protein encodes the protein MCSHCAISSAQQVTRIEILSSNEMSFDQSKFGNVKRLIGNVALKNENTIMTCDSAYMFDEDQNFEAFSNVKINQGDSVNVTAKHLLYGSKDKIAHLDGNVWLTQGKMTLNTERLDYSLKDKKAYYNTPGKLTNKESVLTSLSGEYWTQSKEAHFRQRVKLKNPEYELLTDTLIYNTGSEESRFYGVSTIVTKTDSIYALKGWYNTKTGIGKFANQVSIKTGGQTLNTDSLYYDQNLGKGYAHGHLNFFDSTEKMHLKGDEGYYNKVPQMMQMNNNAFASKIMGQDTVFIGADTLYYQGDSIKHDRRMNAWGQVKLFKNDVQAICDTLCYMIDDSNVSMFKNPVLWSSENQLTADSIYIFLSHDQIDHIVLQKHGFIVSHEKGPHYNQIKGDSLVGIFDSGEIKRVKVFGNGQSIYHVREDTNKYTGLNEIACPVMEVFLSQEKVKGIKFMGKSTATLHPIGKTKSEKFRLKGFTWKQNLRPPKPLYDF
- the lepB gene encoding signal peptidase I; translation: MNNTQNSKPQTGFFHIYWSKLSRNQRFWLVTLSSLNVIFFLIMLIAAGAGFVPITLLLLIGQGLLFAYYHYFNASKPKNKVREWVDAIAFAVVAATIIRSAFMEAYTIPTPSMERSLLIGDFLFVSKFHYGPRMPMTPLSFPFAHHTLPFTEKSKSYIESLQLPYYRLPGFSSVQRGDDVVFNWPADKVNNRPVDKKENYIKRCIAIAGDTLQLINSEVYINGKLQPKPEKYLALYTLTASSPLDPATIRDLGFRYNPEKYNTKYQPGSGEFYDNVVPEDLSKNIYRVHATNEQAEQLKKMPNVTKLDRYIYSKDMPIGDPMHSDFGFRAPDAFQWSLDFYGPLVIPKKGMTVPLDSAHYFVYEKAIHDYEGMQDLQWTNGKAYNGSTPINSYTFTMDYYWMMGDNRYNSEDSRFWGFVPEDHIVGKAVFIWLSWDSYAKGLNKVRWDRLFHLPN
- a CDS encoding zinc-binding dehydrogenase, translated to MMKSAILTQLNEVLQVTESPKPILAKGEVLVAIKSAALNHRDVFIQQGLYSGIKIPVILGSDGSGIVSEIAEGVDSNWLNKEVIMNPGLNWGNNPKHQAKDYIIMGTPTNGTFAEYISISAELLHPKPSHLDWNEAAALPLAGLTAFRALMVQGNLQLTNKVLITGIGGGVAQMALQFAIANGNEVWVTSSSDDKLQKAFELGAKGGIDYKKDKWNKELVQQAGEFDVIVESACGSGFGAVVDCCTPGGKVLIYGGTAGNIGNIIPAKIFWRQIAIIGSTMGSNEDFAEMLAFVNKHKITPTVSHVFPLEQAQDALDFLNTGNQFGKVVLSIS
- a CDS encoding putative DNA binding domain-containing protein produces the protein MSVPKYIFQLILGGESEILDFKKTITSVSKIAKTMVSFANHKGGKLLVGVNDNGSISGIRSDEEKYMLDMAAGFFCKPAIDITIEEWEFEGKTILEVAIPKGEHRPYAAKDEDGKWWVYIRVKDESLLASKVMVEVLRKQNSNDGVKINYSSKEKALLDFLTSHDRITIKELCQMLNIARWRAQRMLVNLVSIGVIRVHNTEKIEFYTL